The Nostoc sp. 'Peltigera membranacea cyanobiont' N6 genome contains the following window.
CCCTAGTTCAACTCAATCCCAGTTACAAAAAAGGTGCAACAGTTAAAGAGTTAGTACAACAGCAAACGCTTCATCCAGACTGCGAGAAATATTTCTACAAAAAAGACGGCACACCCTTTACTTTTCACTACCACCAAAAGCAAGCATTTGAAACCGCACAACGCCAAGAACCTTACGTTGTTACCACAGGTACAGGTTCCGGTAAAAGCATGACTTACGTTGTGCCGATCTTCAATGATTTATTGCGTCATCCCGAAATTTCAGGAGTCAGGGCAATATTGGTTTATCCCATGAATGCCTTAATTAACTCACAAAAAGAAGAACTTGACAAATTTTTACGCCAAGTTTCTAACACCCACATTCGCGTTGAACAATACACTGGGCAAGAAAGTTCAACTAGAAGAACCGAAATTCAAGATAATCCACCCCATATTTTGCTCACCAATTACGTGATGCTAGAGTTAATGCTCTCACGTACTCACGAAAATAAACTGGTCGAGTCTCCCAATTTAAAATTCCTGGTACTGGATGAATTACACACCTATCGCGGACGACAAGGCGCAGACGTTGCCATATTGATTCGCAAACTCCGTCAGCGTAACAAAAGTAATGACGAATTACTCTGCATTGGCACAAGTGCCACCATGTCAACGGTCGGTTCGCGCGAACAACGCCGTCAGGTTGTGGCAGATGTCGCTAGTAAGTTATTTGGCGCAGAAATTGAACCCAGTAATGTCATTGATGAAACCCTAGAACGTTCTATCCAACGTGTTGAACCTACTATTGAACAACTGTGCCAAGGAATCTTGTCAGGTTTACCAACCGAGTTAGAACAAACACTAACAGAATTCCGAAACCATTCCCTGAGCTACTGGATCGAGATGAACTTCGGTTTAGAAGAAAGAGAAGGGCATCTCGTTCGCCGTCAACCCATCAGCTTAGAAACAGGTGCAACCAAACTTGCCCAACAAACCCAGCTTCTAGAGGAAACTTGTTTAACAGTCCTCAAACAGATGTTCCTGTGGGGAAGCAAGATTAATGGACTTGCTTTTCGCCTACATCAATTCATTTCCCAAGGGGGAAGCGTTTACGCCACTATTGAAAATCGAGAAAAACGCCATTTAACCCTTGAAGGTCAATATACAACCACCGACAACCGCCTACTTTATCCCCTCGTTTTTTGCCGGGAATGTGGACAGGATTATTATGTCGTTCGCTACGATGCCGATAAGCATATTATCCTGCCCCAATTGCCCACTGCATTAGATATTAGTCCTGATGATGCAGATATTACCGAAGGTTATCTCACCCTCGATGAACCAGAACTTTGGGATACAAGCGATGAAGATAGACTTCCTGACTCTTGGTTTAGTGAAACAAAAAAGAAAGGACGGGTTGCCAAAAAAGACTTTGCACGATTTATTCCTCGCAAACTCCAAATTCTACCCAATGGTAAAGTTACATCCTCCTTGTTGCAAGGAACCACTTGTTGGTTTATTCCTAAGCCCTTTCTGACCTGTCTGAACTGCGGCGTACTTCATGATAAGAAGCGAAACGAATTTGCTAAACTCTCTCGCCTCAGTAGCGAAGGACGCAGTACCGCTACCACTCTGCTTTGTCTTTCTACCACCAGCCGCCTCAAGAAAGTCTTCACAGGCGAGGAAGCTAAAGCTGCCAAAATCCTCAGTTTTACTGATAATCGTCAAGATGCTTCATTACAAGCAGGGCATTTCAATGATTTTGTCCAAACCAGTTTCTTACGGGCTGCACTTTTAGGCGCAATTCAAGCCAAAGGGCAACTCACCCACAGCGAATTAGCTAGTGTAGTCGTCCAATACATGGGAATTACTCAAAACGACTATGCCAAGCAAGCAGCAGAGTTTGGTGTTGGGAAGCGACGCAATGAAGAAGCCTTTCGCAAACTGATTGAATATCGCCTTTACGAAGACTTGCGTCGGGGATGGCGCATTGTTCAACCCAACCTTGAACAGTGCGGACTGTTGATAATTGAGTATGACGGACTCCAAGAAGCCTGTGCTGACAAGAATCTTTGGCAAAAACATCGCCATTCTTTACTATTGCAAGCCAGTCCTCAAGAACGTTTCATCATTACCCAAGCATTCCTGAACCATCTGAGGCGAGAATTGGCAATTGATGCCAAACTTTTACAACCAGACCAAAAAGATTCACTTAAAAGCGAAGTTATTCAAGCTCTTAAAGAACCTTGGGTATTTGATGAGAACGAATATTTATACTTAGCAACTTGGGCAACTATTAGTACTGGTGGTAATGAAAAAGCGAAAGTCAAACTTACTACTAGAAGTAAAATTGGACGATTTTTGCGATCGCCAAATACATGGTCACTCCGCAGCCAACTTTTAACAGATGTAGAGTTCAACAGCTTAATCACTACTTTAATTGATGCTTTGTGTGATGCTGGCTACCTAGTGCAAGAAAAATCTGAGGTACAGCTACGCATAGACTCACTACTATGGAAAGCAACCAACCTCAAGGAAATCCCTACCGATCCCTTAACATCACGTCGCTTGCAAGGTAACGATCAACCCAATATATCAGTTAACCAATTTTTCCAGGGTTTCTACCAAACCAACGCCTTGCAAATCCAAACAATGGAAGGGCGAGAACATACCGGACAGGTAAGCAACAAAGACCGTCAAGAACGGGAAGAAAAGTTCCGTCAAGGACAATTAGCTGCATTGTTTTGTTCTCCGACAATGGAATTAGGTATTGACATTTCCGACCTTAGCGTTGTCCATCTCCGAAACGTTCCTCCTAGCCCTGCTAATTACGCTCAACGTAGTGGTCGCGCTGGTAGAAGTGGACAGCAAGCTTTAGTCATTACTTATGCTTCCATTGGTAGCGGTCACGATCAATACTTTTTTAAACGACAAAATCAAATGGTTGCTGGGGTAGTTGCTCCACCAAAACTAGAATTAGCCAACCAGGATTTAATTAAATCTCATGTTTACTCGATTTGGCTGGCACATACTGGGGTTTACTTGGAAGACTCCATGAATAAAATCTTGGATTTGGAATTAGAAAACTATCCCCTCAAAGACAGAATTCGCCAAGAACTTACCCTAAGCCAATCCAAATTAACCCAATGTCTGCAAGCCGCTCAGTCTATTTTCTCAGATTTTTTCTGTCAAGAGGATCTGCAAAAAGCTTCTTGGTATTCTGTAAATTGGTTACAGTTAACCATTGAAAATGCTTTGAATGCTTTTGACCGAGCCTGTAAGCGCTGGCGAGAATTGTACACAGAATCAGTCAAGCAGTTAGAATCTGCCCGTCGCACTATTGACCGTTTTGCTAGAGGTGATGTTGCCCAGGAAGAACGCAACAACGCGGAAGCACAGGCACGAGAAGCACAACGACAAATTGATTTACTCGTAGGACACAGCCAAGGCAAGAGTAATTCCCAGTTTGAATTTTATCCCTATCGTTACTTTGCTGCCGAAGGGTTTTTACCAGGATTTAACTTCCCCCGTTTGCCAGTCCGAGCATTTATTCCAGCTGGTGAAGGTGGTGAATTCATCTCTCGCCCCCGCTCAATGGCATTAAGGGAATTTGCTCCTAACAACATTCTTTACTACGAAGGTAGTAAATTCATGGTGGTCAAAACAAAAGTTCCTGTTGGTGGGATTGAAGGCGAGTATAAACGGGTGAGTGTCTGCGCTAACTGCGGGTATTACCATGACGGTGATTTTCGTGATACTTGTGAAAACTGCGGCGCAGAAATTAAACCTGATGCTTATGGCAATGTAGCCAAATTGACTCGTGTACTGCCAATGGAAACTGCGATCGCTCGTCGTCGAGAACGCATTACCTGCGACGAAGAGGAACGGCTCAAGTACGGCTACAACATTACCACTCATTTCCGCTACGCTAGCCAAAAGCGGGAATCAGCTATTATTCAAGCTGCTGATGGTACGCCACTGTTCAAATTAACCTATGGAGCTACAGCTACCATTTGGCGAATTAATCGGGGACTGAAGAGGAATAGAGAAGAACGAGGATTTAAGCTCAATCCAACAACAGGTGTATGGGGCGACCATAAAAATCTACAGACTCAACAGACACCCGACAGCTTGCATACCGAAGTGAATTTAATGGTCGATGATACTTGCAATATCTTAATTGTTGAGCCATTAAATGTTCCTGTTGAGGACAGAGAAGCTTTTATTGCCACCTTGCAATACACTTTAGAAACTGCAATTCAAGCCGTTTACAAATTAGAAGCTGATGAACTCGACTCCGAACGACTAGGCGAAGGCAAGTATTTACTGTTCTGGGAAGCTGCTGAAGGTGGTGCAGGTGTACTCTCTCAGCTATTAGAAAAACCAGAGGCATTTAGAAAAATTGCTGATGCAGCTTTCGACATTTGTCATTTTACACAACCTAAAGACAGTTGTATTCAAGCTTGTTATGAATGCTTGCTCTCTTACCGCAATCAATTTGACCATGCACTGATAAATCGTCACCTAATCAAACCTTGGCTTGACCTCTTACTGGAGAGTAGCGTTATTACTCAAGTCAAAGGGCTTTCTCGCGATCAGCAATATCAAAAATTGCTGGAACAGACAGACCCTAACTCTGATTTTGAGCGTGTGGTTTTGCAGGAAATTTATCAACGGGGCTACAAATTACCCGATGCTGCTCAGAAATTTATTCCAGAGGCAAACTGTAAACCAGATTTTGTTTATGAGGAGGAGGCGATCGCTGTTTTTTGTGATGGTTCAGTGCATGATAGCCCTGATAAACGCCAGCAAGATAAAATTGAGCGCGATAATCTTAGGTACGAGACTGGTTATACTGTCCTTACCCTAAGCCATAGTGAAGGTTGGCAAACTGAATTGCTTGTTTTAGCAAGTTTATAACCTAGAACAAATCCATCCACTGACCCTTATTTTGTACAATTGCTCCCAAAGTGCCATTAACGGCACGTAAATAATCAGATGGGGACAGCAAAAGCAACATACCTCGCATTCCACCAGAAACAGTGATCTGGTCAAATAGAGTTGCCGTTTCATCAAGGTAAACTGGATAGTCTTTTTTACTAGCTAAAGCTGTCACACCTCCACGGATGTATCCTGTTAATGGCTGCACTTCCTTGAGGGCAACTGTCTCAACTTTGTGGTTTCCTGAAATTCGAGCTAAAGCTTTTAAGTCCAACTGAGCATTTCCCGGTACAACAGCAAAACAGATACCTGTTGTGTCACCTCTAACTACTAGAGTTTTAAAAACTTGCTCTGGCGGAAGACCAACTTTGTGTGCTGTACTCTCAGCAGCGAGATCATCCGGATCTACTTCATAGCTCAGGATTTGGTATGCAATACCTAGTTTATCCAGTAGTCGAGCAGCATTAGTTTTCATCAACTTTTCGTTATTTTAAGTTCAAAATTTTAATCTCAACTCCCTTTGCATTACGCCTACACGCGGGACAGTATTCTAAATGAATTATTACGGTGTCCGTCTTTCCCTTGACAAGGTAGTATTTGCATCTATGCTGTAGCATCTCGGATGAACAGGAAATACTAGCCCTGCGAGTTCCCGGATCTATTAATTAGTTGGATATTCCTGCTCATGAACTGATTTTTGTTGTGGACTTGCAAACCATCCAAATTCTCTTTGGGCATACTCTAACTGTTTCTGATCTTCGGCTGTCCAGGTTTGTTTATGCAGATAAATTATATCGAAGGAAAACCCCTTACCAGGTTGATACTGTTCAGTCGCAATACCAATGATAGTTTTACAATTCTGTTGCAACCCTCGCACTACAAAGCATCTTCCCCCTAACTCACTGACACGGTATTGTCGGTCTTCTCCGTGCGGCTTTGCCAAAAATACATAAGCTATATTCGATTCCGGTGATATTAAGGTTCTTGACTCGATTATACGTTGAGCAGCTAAATCCATGAAATCACTAAAGGACTTTCCTAATATTCGGCGTACAAATAGAGTTTCTCTTGCCATTGCACGAAGTGCAAGTTCTGATTGATTTAAATCAGGGCCAAATTCTAAATTATTGTTCAGAACATCCTCGCTTATATTTTCAATGAGCTTATCCCACATATAACTGTTTCTATCAGCTTCTTTCTTTGCCTTGTATTCTGGTTTATTAATTATCTCATCCCAAATATTGCTTCCCAAAATAATGACATCGAAATCCTGTGGATAAGAACGTCCATTATGTATGTAGTAACCTAAAAGGTCTTCTTCGTATCCCTCAAAGACGGTTTCCTTACCCGAATAATATAAATTTTCTTTGTCAATAAGGTATTGTACAAAATCCGTTATTGTATCAAGTTCTCTTAGTATTATCTCAAAGGAAACCCTATCGAATACATGAATAAATCCCTTACCAAAATCACCAAATTCAATTGGAACCTTATTATCTCCACCCAACGCAACAGCAATACGATGGATACGCTGCACGTCTGATGATGGAAAGGATAAACCCTGGCTGCCATCGCTTCGGATTACATGGGAGGTCGATTTAATGCGTTTTTCAGCACCATAGATTTGATCTACTGAACCCTTAACAGCTTTCCTAAGCCAGCGTTGCCAATCCGTTTCAATATCGCCACTATCAGTTAGCTTAATATCTTTGACACTAATAATAATGATATCTGGTTCACACACAACAAGAATATCACATAGCTCTTTAGAATTCTTACCTGTAGGATTTGCATAGCTCCATAGAGAAAGAAAGGATTTATTGCAGACTTGGTAAACAAATTCTTCTGAATCATTAACAGGTTTATTCATGTTATTAACTAAGTAAAATAAATTACTCTACTTTATCCTTAGTATAAACTCCTTGACAATTGACTACAATAATATACTGCGAATTAAACTATGATTTCAGGTTTATTTGTTGCTTTAATCTCTAATTTCCGACTCCAGAACCTTCAAGAATTTCTCTTCTAAAGCTGTCAAATAAGCGCAATTCAGCTTCCCCAACAACTCCAAAAACTTCTGAATGTATTACTACAAGGTATATTAATATACTGAATAGTCAACTGATGATCACAAACGAGCGATCGCCAAAGAAGCAATGCCAGCTATCTGCATCTTTACATCTTCTGAGGTTTTATTTAGTTTTGTTCATTTCTAACCAGTTGTAGAGTGGGAACTGAACTCTGTTGAGCGCTGTATGAATCATGTAGAGGGGTTCTACAGCACTCAACTAAACAACTGGCTCCGGCTGGATGTCAAGAAGCGGGAAGTTTTATCTTTTCCCTCGTACAACTTCTTCACTGTCCCGTTGTGTTGCTAACTCCATTGAAACTGCAATCCAAACACATTGGATGCCAATTTGCCAAAATTGTTTAGGGTGTTATCTCTCCACCGTATTCAGACTCTAGTACATTCAACAATTTTTCTTCCACCGCAGTCAAATAAGCCCGATTCAGCTTTCCCAACGACTCCAAAAACCTCTGCACCGACT
Protein-coding sequences here:
- a CDS encoding DEAD/DEAH box helicase, giving the protein MAITVKLNELIQQPENAILSISTLLGQKLALLDCSGVVAVTPEQLTLLFTAIPETWQSTEIKEVFDFSTITPTFNHQLQDWINQRLGYIQPQTSITDYELTSTNDLDIFNFRNEVIGDYRRYIESFLKIRDRKVKEFVDAELNKGQLWTDPLVQLNPSYKKGATVKELVQQQTLHPDCEKYFYKKDGTPFTFHYHQKQAFETAQRQEPYVVTTGTGSGKSMTYVVPIFNDLLRHPEISGVRAILVYPMNALINSQKEELDKFLRQVSNTHIRVEQYTGQESSTRRTEIQDNPPHILLTNYVMLELMLSRTHENKLVESPNLKFLVLDELHTYRGRQGADVAILIRKLRQRNKSNDELLCIGTSATMSTVGSREQRRQVVADVASKLFGAEIEPSNVIDETLERSIQRVEPTIEQLCQGILSGLPTELEQTLTEFRNHSLSYWIEMNFGLEEREGHLVRRQPISLETGATKLAQQTQLLEETCLTVLKQMFLWGSKINGLAFRLHQFISQGGSVYATIENREKRHLTLEGQYTTTDNRLLYPLVFCRECGQDYYVVRYDADKHIILPQLPTALDISPDDADITEGYLTLDEPELWDTSDEDRLPDSWFSETKKKGRVAKKDFARFIPRKLQILPNGKVTSSLLQGTTCWFIPKPFLTCLNCGVLHDKKRNEFAKLSRLSSEGRSTATTLLCLSTTSRLKKVFTGEEAKAAKILSFTDNRQDASLQAGHFNDFVQTSFLRAALLGAIQAKGQLTHSELASVVVQYMGITQNDYAKQAAEFGVGKRRNEEAFRKLIEYRLYEDLRRGWRIVQPNLEQCGLLIIEYDGLQEACADKNLWQKHRHSLLLQASPQERFIITQAFLNHLRRELAIDAKLLQPDQKDSLKSEVIQALKEPWVFDENEYLYLATWATISTGGNEKAKVKLTTRSKIGRFLRSPNTWSLRSQLLTDVEFNSLITTLIDALCDAGYLVQEKSEVQLRIDSLLWKATNLKEIPTDPLTSRRLQGNDQPNISVNQFFQGFYQTNALQIQTMEGREHTGQVSNKDRQEREEKFRQGQLAALFCSPTMELGIDISDLSVVHLRNVPPSPANYAQRSGRAGRSGQQALVITYASIGSGHDQYFFKRQNQMVAGVVAPPKLELANQDLIKSHVYSIWLAHTGVYLEDSMNKILDLELENYPLKDRIRQELTLSQSKLTQCLQAAQSIFSDFFCQEDLQKASWYSVNWLQLTIENALNAFDRACKRWRELYTESVKQLESARRTIDRFARGDVAQEERNNAEAQAREAQRQIDLLVGHSQGKSNSQFEFYPYRYFAAEGFLPGFNFPRLPVRAFIPAGEGGEFISRPRSMALREFAPNNILYYEGSKFMVVKTKVPVGGIEGEYKRVSVCANCGYYHDGDFRDTCENCGAEIKPDAYGNVAKLTRVLPMETAIARRRERITCDEEERLKYGYNITTHFRYASQKRESAIIQAADGTPLFKLTYGATATIWRINRGLKRNREERGFKLNPTTGVWGDHKNLQTQQTPDSLHTEVNLMVDDTCNILIVEPLNVPVEDREAFIATLQYTLETAIQAVYKLEADELDSERLGEGKYLLFWEAAEGGAGVLSQLLEKPEAFRKIADAAFDICHFTQPKDSCIQACYECLLSYRNQFDHALINRHLIKPWLDLLLESSVITQVKGLSRDQQYQKLLEQTDPNSDFERVVLQEIYQRGYKLPDAAQKFIPEANCKPDFVYEEEAIAVFCDGSVHDSPDKRQQDKIERDNLRYETGYTVLTLSHSEGWQTELLVLASL
- the ybaK gene encoding Cys-tRNA(Pro) deacylase; protein product: MKTNAARLLDKLGIAYQILSYEVDPDDLAAESTAHKVGLPPEQVFKTLVVRGDTTGICFAVVPGNAQLDLKALARISGNHKVETVALKEVQPLTGYIRGGVTALASKKDYPVYLDETATLFDQITVSGGMRGMLLLLSPSDYLRAVNGTLGAIVQNKGQWMDLF
- a CDS encoding nuclease-related domain-containing protein, with the translated sequence MNKPVNDSEEFVYQVCNKSFLSLWSYANPTGKNSKELCDILVVCEPDIIIISVKDIKLTDSGDIETDWQRWLRKAVKGSVDQIYGAEKRIKSTSHVIRSDGSQGLSFPSSDVQRIHRIAVALGGDNKVPIEFGDFGKGFIHVFDRVSFEIILRELDTITDFVQYLIDKENLYYSGKETVFEGYEEDLLGYYIHNGRSYPQDFDVIILGSNIWDEIINKPEYKAKKEADRNSYMWDKLIENISEDVLNNNLEFGPDLNQSELALRAMARETLFVRRILGKSFSDFMDLAAQRIIESRTLISPESNIAYVFLAKPHGEDRQYRVSELGGRCFVVRGLQQNCKTIIGIATEQYQPGKGFSFDIIYLHKQTWTAEDQKQLEYAQREFGWFASPQQKSVHEQEYPTN